Proteins co-encoded in one Cupriavidus taiwanensis genomic window:
- a CDS encoding putative 2-aminoethylphosphonate ABC transporter ATP-binding protein produces MQTSTSTAETYLSLKGIHKRFGGSSGAFVALHNIDLDVRQGELLCFLGPSGCGKTTLLRIIAGLESQNAGTIHQGGRDISTLPPMERYYGIVFQSYALFPNLTVADNVAYGLVNRRMPRDRRRARVAELLTLVGLPDRGDQYPAQLSGGQQQRVAIARALATSPGLLLLDEPLSALDARVRVRLRSEIRALQQRLNITTILVTHDQEEALSMADRIVVMNQGAIEQVGTPAQVYQRPATPFAADFVGKTNMLGARVCGDGELHLGGVRMRCAAPAGCCPDEDVQVFFRPEDVCVRGIEQHGPNVLEATVDKIEFLGAFSRLTLRLPDAAPAAAGAAAAAGGALYADLSLNDLHELRPHTGDRLRLAIPADRIRIFRHACA; encoded by the coding sequence ATGCAGACCTCCACATCCACGGCCGAGACCTATCTCAGCCTGAAAGGCATCCACAAGCGCTTCGGCGGCAGCAGCGGCGCCTTCGTCGCCCTGCACAACATCGACCTCGACGTGCGCCAGGGCGAGCTGCTGTGCTTCCTGGGCCCGTCGGGCTGCGGCAAGACCACGCTGCTGCGCATTATCGCCGGGCTCGAATCGCAGAACGCCGGCACCATCCACCAGGGCGGGCGCGATATCTCCACGCTGCCGCCGATGGAGCGTTACTACGGCATCGTGTTCCAGTCCTATGCGCTGTTCCCCAACCTGACCGTGGCCGACAACGTCGCCTACGGCCTGGTCAACCGGCGCATGCCGCGCGACCGGCGCCGCGCCCGCGTGGCGGAACTGCTGACGCTGGTGGGCCTGCCCGATCGCGGCGACCAGTACCCGGCGCAGCTGTCGGGCGGCCAGCAGCAGCGCGTGGCGATTGCGCGCGCGCTGGCCACCTCGCCCGGCCTGCTGTTGCTGGACGAGCCGCTGTCGGCGCTCGACGCGCGCGTGCGGGTGCGGCTGCGCAGCGAGATCCGCGCGCTGCAGCAGCGGCTGAACATCACCACCATCCTGGTCACGCACGACCAGGAAGAGGCGTTGTCGATGGCGGACCGCATCGTGGTGATGAACCAGGGCGCGATCGAGCAGGTCGGCACCCCGGCGCAGGTCTACCAGCGCCCCGCCACGCCGTTCGCGGCAGACTTCGTCGGCAAGACCAACATGCTGGGCGCGCGCGTCTGCGGCGATGGCGAGCTGCACCTTGGCGGCGTGCGCATGCGCTGCGCCGCGCCGGCGGGCTGCTGCCCCGACGAGGACGTGCAGGTGTTCTTCCGCCCCGAAGACGTCTGCGTGCGCGGCATCGAACAGCATGGACCCAATGTGCTGGAGGCCACCGTCGACAAGATCGAGTTCCTCGGCGCCTTCTCGCGGCTGACGCTGCGGCTGCCCGACGCCGCCCCCGCGGCAGCCGGTGCCGCCGCCGCGGCCGGTGGCGCGCTCTATGCCGACCTTTCGCTCAATGACCTGCACGAACTGCGCCCGCACACCGGCGACCGGCTGCGCCTGGCCATTCCCGCTGACCGTATCCGTATCTTCCGCCACGCATGCGCATGA
- a CDS encoding putative 2-aminoethylphosphonate ABC transporter permease subunit, translated as MRMSLTAAPATTSATLPATDTLPPASASAPAGPAKPGAEPAPPALVATSVRAHWTDRLAHVLLALAALALACFVLAPIVMILAKSVQNRDGTLAGIAHFRAYFESPALLRSVWNSLWVSALATCITVPLAFGFAYALTRSRIACKGLLRNLALIPLLAPSLLAAISFIFWFGNQGLFKPWMGSTQIYGPLGIVASLVFATFPHALMILITGLSLTDARLYEAADALGTSTVRKFFTITVPGARYGLVSAAMVVFTYAISDFGIPKVIGGNFHMLATDIYKLVIGMQDFSQGAVVSLMLLVPVAVTYCVDARVQRRQMALMSARSVPYVPRRSPRFDLAMAVFCWLMAALMLAVMGMAVYASFVKLWPYNFALSLNHYRVGLVEGGVVDSYLNSLRLAGLAAVIGPVFIFATAYLLEKTRGMDWLRGFVRLMAVLPMGVPGLVLGLGYIFFFVPQANPLHGLYQTLGILVLVTIVHYYASCHLTAVTALKQLDSEFEAVSASLKVPFYKTFFKVTVPACLPAILEISRYLFINAMTTVSAVVFLYGADTKLASVEIVNLDESGDIGPAAAMATLVVLTSAVACLLYYLLQRVLDCKTQAWRQAQGND; from the coding sequence ATGCGCATGAGCCTCACTGCGGCGCCGGCCACCACGTCTGCCACCCTGCCGGCTACCGATACCCTCCCCCCCGCCTCGGCCAGCGCGCCGGCGGGGCCCGCCAAGCCTGGCGCGGAGCCCGCGCCACCGGCGCTGGTCGCCACCTCGGTGCGCGCGCACTGGACCGACCGCCTTGCCCACGTGCTGCTGGCGCTGGCGGCGCTGGCGCTGGCCTGCTTCGTGCTGGCGCCGATCGTGATGATCCTGGCCAAGAGCGTGCAGAACCGCGACGGCACCCTGGCCGGCATCGCTCACTTCCGCGCCTACTTCGAGTCGCCCGCGCTGCTGCGCTCGGTGTGGAACAGCCTGTGGGTCTCGGCGCTGGCCACCTGCATCACGGTGCCGCTGGCGTTCGGCTTTGCCTATGCGCTCACGCGCAGCCGCATCGCCTGCAAGGGGCTGCTGCGCAACCTGGCGCTGATCCCGCTGCTGGCGCCCTCGCTGCTGGCGGCGATCTCGTTCATCTTCTGGTTCGGCAACCAGGGGCTGTTCAAGCCGTGGATGGGCAGCACGCAGATCTACGGGCCGCTCGGCATCGTCGCCTCGCTGGTGTTCGCCACCTTTCCGCATGCGCTGATGATCCTGATCACGGGGCTGTCGCTGACCGACGCGCGGCTGTATGAAGCCGCCGACGCGCTCGGCACCTCGACCGTGCGCAAGTTCTTCACCATCACAGTGCCGGGCGCGCGCTACGGGCTGGTCAGCGCCGCCATGGTGGTGTTCACCTATGCGATCTCGGACTTCGGCATCCCCAAGGTGATCGGCGGCAACTTCCATATGCTGGCGACCGACATCTACAAGCTGGTGATCGGCATGCAGGACTTCTCGCAGGGCGCGGTGGTGTCGCTGATGCTGCTGGTGCCGGTGGCCGTGACCTACTGCGTGGACGCGCGCGTGCAGCGCCGCCAGATGGCGCTGATGTCGGCGCGCTCGGTGCCCTACGTGCCGCGCCGCAGCCCGCGCTTCGACCTGGCCATGGCCGTGTTCTGCTGGCTGATGGCGGCACTGATGCTGGCGGTGATGGGCATGGCGGTGTACGCGTCCTTCGTCAAGCTGTGGCCGTACAACTTCGCGCTGTCGCTGAACCACTACCGGGTGGGGCTGGTCGAGGGCGGCGTGGTCGATTCCTACCTGAACAGCCTGCGCCTGGCGGGGCTGGCCGCGGTGATCGGGCCGGTGTTCATCTTCGCCACCGCCTACCTGCTGGAAAAGACCCGCGGCATGGACTGGCTGCGCGGCTTCGTGCGGCTGATGGCGGTGCTGCCGATGGGCGTGCCGGGGCTGGTGCTGGGCCTGGGCTACATCTTCTTCTTCGTGCCGCAGGCCAATCCCCTGCACGGGCTGTACCAGACCCTGGGCATCCTGGTGCTGGTGACCATTGTCCACTACTACGCCTCGTGCCACCTGACCGCGGTGACCGCGCTCAAGCAGCTCGACAGCGAATTCGAGGCCGTCTCCGCGTCGCTCAAGGTGCCGTTCTACAAGACCTTCTTCAAGGTCACGGTGCCGGCCTGCCTCCCCGCCATCCTGGAGATCTCGCGCTACCTGTTCATCAATGCCATGACCACGGTCTCGGCGGTGGTGTTCCTGTACGGCGCCGACACCAAGCTGGCTTCGGTGGAGATCGTCAACCTGGACGAGTCCGGCGACATCGGCCCGGCGGCGGCGATGGCCACGCTGGTGGTGCTGACCTCGGCCGTCGCCTGCCTGCTCTATTACCTGCTGCAACGCGTGCTCGATTGCAAGACCCAGGCCTGGCGCCAGGCCCAGGGCAACGACTGA
- a CDS encoding 2-aminoethylphosphonate--pyruvate transaminase, with protein sequence MIRGNDPILLTPGPLTTSLATKQAMLRDWGSWDAAFNTVTRSLCDDLVRIVHGEGTHVCVPMQGSGTFSVEAAIANVVPRDGKVLVPQNGAYCQRILKICKVLGRASVELPIPEDQPASAALIEEALRRDPSITHVAQVHCETGAGVLNPLQDIAQLCQRLGKGLIVDAMSSFGAIEIDARTMPFHALVAATGKCIEGVPGMGFVLVRKDVLEASQGNSHSLALDLYDQYVYMQKTTQWRFTPPTHVVAAFRAALDQFLDEGGQPVRGARYRRNCDALVTGMAALGFRTFLPAAVQAPIIVTFHAPADARYDFKTFYGKVRERGYILYPGKLTQVETFRVGCIGAIDDNEMRNVVTAVGEVMREMGIEMQARLAEAA encoded by the coding sequence ATGATCCGCGGCAACGACCCGATCCTTCTGACCCCCGGCCCCCTGACCACCTCGCTCGCCACCAAGCAGGCCATGCTGCGCGACTGGGGCTCGTGGGACGCCGCCTTCAACACCGTCACGCGCAGCCTGTGCGACGACCTGGTGCGCATCGTCCACGGCGAAGGCACCCATGTGTGCGTGCCGATGCAGGGCAGCGGCACCTTCTCGGTGGAAGCGGCGATCGCCAACGTGGTGCCGCGCGACGGCAAGGTGCTGGTGCCGCAGAACGGCGCCTACTGCCAGCGCATCCTGAAGATCTGCAAGGTGCTCGGGCGCGCCAGCGTGGAACTGCCGATCCCGGAAGACCAGCCCGCCAGCGCCGCGCTGATCGAAGAGGCGCTGCGGCGCGACCCGTCGATCACGCACGTGGCGCAGGTGCACTGCGAGACCGGCGCCGGCGTGCTCAACCCGCTGCAGGACATCGCGCAGCTGTGCCAGCGGCTGGGCAAGGGCCTGATCGTCGATGCCATGAGCTCGTTCGGCGCGATCGAGATCGACGCCCGCACCATGCCCTTCCACGCGCTGGTGGCCGCCACCGGCAAGTGCATCGAGGGGGTGCCGGGCATGGGCTTCGTGCTGGTCAGGAAAGACGTGCTCGAAGCCAGCCAGGGCAACAGCCACTCGCTGGCGCTGGACCTCTACGACCAGTACGTCTACATGCAGAAAACCACGCAGTGGCGCTTCACCCCGCCCACGCACGTGGTGGCGGCGTTCCGCGCGGCGCTGGACCAGTTCCTGGATGAAGGCGGCCAGCCGGTGCGCGGCGCACGCTATCGCCGCAATTGCGACGCGCTGGTAACGGGCATGGCGGCGCTCGGCTTCCGCACCTTCCTGCCGGCGGCGGTGCAGGCGCCGATCATCGTCACCTTCCACGCGCCGGCGGATGCGCGCTATGACTTCAAGACCTTCTACGGCAAGGTGCGCGAGCGCGGCTACATCCTGTACCCCGGCAAGCTGACCCAGGTGGAAACCTTCCGCGTCGGCTGCATCGGCGCGATCGATGACAACGAGATGCGCAACGTGGTGACGGCGGTGGGTGAAGTGATGCGGGAGATGGGGATCGAGATGCAGGCGCGGCTGGCGGAGGCGGCATGA
- a CDS encoding EamA family transporter, which translates to MSLPPDFHGLAFAAVMLSALMHASWNAIVKIGGDRLSSMALIDTFCLLVALPFLLLVPVPAPQVWPFLLATVALEVVYKLSLVAAYNRGDFSQAYPLMRGSAPMMVAMLLLLSGSERLGPGGYAGIALICCGLVSLVHWRRQAPDLLGFALLAGACLAGGTVIDGTAVKRHGEVLTYIVWLQAMSHVFMPGYAFARRGTALLALLRTEWKRAGIGGINRVGSYALMLWAMTLAPVAKLAALRESSVIFAALLGHFLLREAFDRRRVVATALVLLGIVTLQLAR; encoded by the coding sequence ATGTCCCTCCCCCCCGATTTCCACGGCCTCGCCTTTGCCGCCGTGATGCTGTCGGCGCTGATGCATGCGTCGTGGAACGCCATCGTCAAGATCGGCGGCGACCGGCTGTCGTCGATGGCGCTGATCGATACCTTCTGCCTGCTGGTGGCACTGCCCTTCCTGCTGCTGGTGCCCGTGCCCGCGCCGCAGGTATGGCCGTTCCTGCTCGCCACGGTGGCGCTGGAGGTGGTCTACAAGCTGTCCTTGGTGGCCGCCTATAACCGCGGCGACTTCAGCCAGGCCTATCCGCTGATGCGCGGCTCGGCGCCGATGATGGTGGCGATGCTGCTGTTGCTGAGCGGCAGCGAACGGCTCGGGCCGGGCGGCTATGCCGGCATCGCGCTGATCTGCTGCGGGCTGGTCAGCCTGGTGCACTGGCGCCGGCAGGCGCCCGACCTGCTCGGCTTCGCGCTGCTGGCCGGGGCCTGCCTGGCGGGCGGCACCGTGATCGACGGCACCGCGGTCAAGCGCCATGGCGAGGTGCTGACCTACATCGTCTGGCTGCAGGCGATGTCGCACGTGTTCATGCCCGGCTATGCCTTTGCCCGCCGCGGCACCGCGCTGCTGGCGCTGCTGCGCACCGAATGGAAGCGCGCGGGCATCGGCGGCATCAACCGCGTGGGCTCGTATGCGCTGATGCTGTGGGCCATGACGCTGGCGCCGGTGGCCAAGCTGGCGGCGCTGCGCGAGTCGAGCGTGATCTTTGCCGCGCTGCTGGGGCACTTCCTGCTGCGCGAAGCCTTCGACCGGCGCCGCGTGGTGGCGACCGCGCTGGTGCTGCTGGGCATCGTCACGCTGCAGCTGGCGCGCTGA